In the genome of Pempheris klunzingeri isolate RE-2024b chromosome 11, fPemKlu1.hap1, whole genome shotgun sequence, one region contains:
- the slc52a3-1 gene encoding solute carrier family 52, riboflavin transporter, member 3-A, whose amino-acid sequence MALLVHILACAFGLGSWVAVNGLWVELPLIVNTLPEGWELPSALTVIIQLANLGPLLVTLMHKLCPGRCKERAVIYSILSIGVISCILLAFFWDKTTIVAGASHSTAFFILTFFLSLVDCTSSVTFLPFMMQLPAKYITTYFIGEGLSGFIPGVVALAQGVGMAKCVNSSQTAGNHTGGNNWTIHTEYLPPNFSTTVFFFLLAAMMCVSLAAFVALNRLSQTFKLSTENLVQDTVASVSSGLENPGAETDGEGVKCQGEGAAQRRPLLASSKHTVYQLTFIYFLVVWINAATNGVLPSVQTYSCMPYGNRAYHLSAALSSVANPVACTIAMFFQNRSLVFLGLLTAFGTVFGSYNMAMAALSPCPLLHGSAAGETIIVLSWLLFTGMLTYVKVMVGVILRDRSHNSLVWCGAAAQMGSLVGSFTMFPLVNVYNLFKSGDFCNTKCPS is encoded by the exons ATGGCTCTGCTCGTCCACATTCTGGCCTGCGCCTTCGGCCTGGGCTCTTGGGTGGCGGTGAACGGTCTGTGGGTGGAGCTGCCGCTCATTGTCAACACTCTCCCGGAGGGCTGGGAGCTCCCCTCCGCCCTGACAGTCATCATCCAGCTGGCCAACCTGGGACCTCTGCTGGTCACCCTCATGCACAAACTGTGCCCGGGTCGCTGCAAAGAGCGTGCTGTTATTTACTCCATCCTCTCCATTGGTGTCATCTCCTGCATCCTGCTCGCCTTCTTCTGGGACAAGACCACGATAGTGGCCGGGGCATCACATAGCACTGCCttcttcatcctcaccttcttcctctctctggtgGACTGCACCTCCTCAGTTACCTTTCTGCCTTTCATGATGCAGCTTCCAGCTAAATACATCACCACATACTTCATTGGAGAGGGGCTGAGTGGATTCATTCCCGGTGTGGTCGCTCTGGCACAAGGTGTGGGCATGGCCAAATGTGTCAACTCCTCTCAAACTGCAGGAAACCACACAGGCGGGAACAACTGGACAATACACACAGAGTATCTTCCTCCGAACTTTTCCACCACGGTGTTTTTCTTCTTACTAGCAGCCATGATGTGTGTAAGCCTGGCTGCTTTTGTTGCACTGAACAGGCTTTCTCAGACATTCAAGCTGTCCACCGAAAACCTTGTGCAAGACACTGTGGCATCTGTGAGCTCCGGCCTGGAGAACCCCGGAGCAGAGACTGATGGAGAGGGTGTGAAATGCCAGGGTGAGGGGGCAGCCCAGAGAAGGCCTCTGCTGGCCAGCTCAAAACACACTGTGTATCAGCTGACCTTCATCTACTTCCTGGTGGTGTGGATTAATGCTGCAACCAACGGCGTGCTGCCCTCTGTGCAGACGTACTCCTGTATGCCCTATGGGAACCGGGCCTATCACCTCTCCGCTGCTCTGTCCTCAGTGGCCAACCCAGTAGCTTGCACCATAGCAATGTTCTTCCAAAACAG gtccCTGGTCTTTCTCGGTCTGCTGACGGCGTTTGGGACAGTATTTGGCAGCTATAACATGGCTATGGCGGCTCTGAGTCCATGTCCTTTGCTACATGGCTCTGCGGCGGGAGAGACGATCATT GTGCTCTCATGGCTCCTCTTCACTGGGATGCTGACTTATGTCAAAGTAATGGTGGGCGTCATCCTGAGAGACCGGAGCCACAACTCTCTGGTCtggtgtggagctgctgcacagaTGGGCTCACTGGTCGGCTCGTTCACCATGTTCCCGCTGGTTAATGTCTACAATTTGTTTAAGTCAGGAGACTTCTGCAACACTAAATGTCCTTCATGA